One Trichomycterus rosablanca isolate fTriRos1 chromosome 23, fTriRos1.hap1, whole genome shotgun sequence genomic window carries:
- the hamp gene encoding hepcidin-1, whose amino-acid sequence MKALSVLCAVSIIVGCVCVVHSVAVPFPASGVDLQVDLDEPVETEAPQEHEQFWTETSAVETNPEVLFRTKRQSHLSLCRYCCNCCKNKGCGFCCRF is encoded by the exons ATGAAGGCGCTAAGCGTGCTGTGTGCTGTTAGCATCATCGTGGGCTGCGTGTGCGTGGTACACAGCGTGGCCGTACCATTCCCGGCGTCTGGG GTTGATCTTCAGGTTGATCTTGATGAACCGGTGGAGACTGAAGCTCCTCAGGAACATGAACAGTTCTGGACTGAAACATCAGCGGTGGAGACGAATCCTGAG GTTCTGTTCAGGACGAAGAGACAGAGTCACCTCTCGCTCTGCAGGTACTGCTGCAACTGCTGCAAGAATAAAGGATGCGGCTTCTGCTGCAGGTTCTAA